In Rubidibacter lacunae KORDI 51-2, the following are encoded in one genomic region:
- the rpsS gene encoding 30S ribosomal protein S19: MSRSLKKGPFVDDKLLRKIEKLNARNEKQVIKTWSRASTIIPPMVGHTLAVHNGRQHVPVFVSDQMVGHKLGEFAPTRTFRSHAKSDKKSRR; the protein is encoded by the coding sequence ATGAGTCGATCGTTAAAAAAAGGACCATTCGTTGACGACAAGTTGTTGCGCAAGATTGAAAAGCTGAATGCTCGCAACGAGAAGCAAGTGATCAAGACTTGGTCGCGAGCATCGACGATTATCCCGCCGATGGTCGGTCATACTCTCGCGGTACACAACGGGCGGCAACACGTGCCAGTTTTTGTCAGCGATCAAATGGTCGGACACAAGCTTGGAGAGTTTGCTCCTACCCGCACTTTTCGCAGCCATGCCAAAAGTGACAAGAAGTCCCGCCGTTAA
- the rplN gene encoding 50S ribosomal protein L14, with protein sequence MIQQETILNVADNSGARKIMCLRVMRAGNCAYARIGDEIVAVVKEALPNMVVKKSDIVRAVVVRTRYPQKRASGMTIRFDDNAAVIVNTEGNPRGTRVFGPVARELRDKNYTKIVSLAPEVL encoded by the coding sequence GTGATTCAGCAAGAAACGATTCTTAATGTGGCAGATAATAGCGGCGCACGCAAAATCATGTGCTTGCGAGTAATGCGTGCTGGGAATTGTGCCTACGCTCGCATTGGTGACGAGATCGTGGCTGTGGTCAAAGAGGCGTTGCCGAATATGGTCGTCAAGAAGTCTGACATCGTCCGTGCTGTGGTCGTGCGCACTCGCTATCCACAGAAACGAGCGAGCGGCATGACTATTCGCTTCGACGACAATGCTGCCGTAATCGTCAATACCGAAGGCAACCCCCGCGGAACGCGCGTCTTCGGTCCAGTTGCACGCGAGCTTCGCGACAAGAATTACACCAAGATTGTTTCGCTGGCTCCGGAGGTGCTTTGA
- the rplE gene encoding 50S ribosomal protein L5, with amino-acid sequence MTQRLKTLYSETIAPKLKEQFGYTNLHQIPKVQKIVINRGLGEAHQNARALEATLQELAKITGQRPVVTRAKKAIAGFKIREGMPVGAMVTLRSERMYAFLDRLISISLPRIRDFRGISPKSFDGRGNYNLGVREQLMFPEIDYDSIDRIRGMDITIVTTAKTDEEARALLRGMGMPFRDS; translated from the coding sequence ATGACACAGCGACTTAAGACACTTTACAGCGAAACAATCGCGCCCAAACTCAAAGAGCAGTTTGGGTACACTAACCTCCACCAGATCCCCAAGGTCCAAAAGATTGTTATCAATCGGGGGTTGGGAGAAGCCCATCAGAACGCGCGGGCGCTCGAAGCAACTCTTCAGGAGCTAGCTAAAATTACCGGTCAACGTCCGGTAGTAACCCGCGCGAAAAAGGCAATTGCAGGATTCAAAATCCGCGAGGGCATGCCGGTCGGAGCAATGGTAACTTTACGATCCGAGCGCATGTATGCCTTTCTCGACCGGCTGATTAGCATTTCGTTGCCGCGCATTCGTGACTTTCGCGGGATCAGTCCAAAGAGCTTTGACGGACGCGGCAATTACAACCTTGGCGTGCGCGAGCAGTTGATGTTTCCCGAGATCGATTACGACAGCATCGACCGAATTCGGGGAATGGACATCACGATCGTAACGACCGCTAAGACCGATGAGGAGGCACGCGCGCTCCTGCGTGGGATGGGCATGCCCTTCCGCGACAGTTAG
- a CDS encoding R3H domain-containing nucleic acid-binding protein translates to MVTSDPVQFAPARSVPPSTASASQRRQTTDDLDTLLAVFPPALRAALDCPERRDNLVEVVLDLGRRPEARYRDRSEYISEDCVTREELQYCCDRVGTFSSDNRAGIERTLHRISAIRNRDGDAIGLTCRIGRAVFGTINMIDDLVQRGQSILLLGRPGVGKTTALREIARVLADDCGKRVVVVDTSNEIAGDGDIPHPAIGRARRMQVARPELQHKVMIEAVENHMPEVVVIDEIGTELEALAARTIAERGVQLVGTAHGNRLENLIKNPTLSDLVGGIQAVTLGDDEARRRGSQKTVLERKAPPTFAIAVEMFERQRWVVHEDVADTIDRLLRGTNPEQQIRSTDADGRFSVTYEKPEPSMMAAAGASTKVESLTRQKGWRASGRMSPIPMSSTRGERGDFDRLLDQSWQQVEPNTSGEKVRTPGPNGEDWPVYVYPYGIGRSQLEQVLEVMKLPIALTKDLEGADAVLALRSQVKNHSKLRQVAKTHQLPIHVVKSNTIPQITRALQRLLNLDDAVDVVPDMQLFASSGDDDELEALEEARLAVEQIVIPEGQPVELLPRSPKVRKLQHELAEHYRLKSDSFGEEPNRRLRIYPA, encoded by the coding sequence ATGGTCACATCCGATCCCGTTCAGTTCGCTCCAGCGCGTTCGGTGCCCCCATCAACGGCGTCTGCCTCCCAGCGCCGACAGACGACTGACGATCTCGATACCCTGCTCGCAGTTTTTCCACCAGCACTGCGAGCAGCGCTCGACTGTCCCGAGCGGCGCGACAATTTGGTCGAGGTAGTACTCGACTTGGGCCGCCGACCGGAGGCACGCTATCGCGATCGCTCGGAATATATTAGCGAGGACTGCGTCACGCGTGAGGAGCTTCAATATTGCTGCGATCGCGTCGGGACGTTTAGTAGCGATAATCGCGCGGGCATCGAGCGGACGTTGCACCGCATCAGTGCCATTCGCAACCGCGACGGCGATGCGATTGGGTTGACCTGTCGTATCGGACGGGCAGTTTTTGGCACGATTAACATGATCGACGACCTCGTGCAGCGCGGGCAGTCGATTCTGCTCCTCGGCCGTCCGGGCGTGGGAAAGACCACAGCCCTGCGAGAAATTGCCCGCGTGTTGGCCGACGATTGTGGCAAGCGCGTGGTCGTCGTCGATACGTCCAATGAAATCGCCGGCGACGGCGACATTCCGCACCCCGCGATCGGTCGGGCGCGACGAATGCAGGTGGCGCGCCCGGAACTGCAGCATAAAGTCATGATCGAAGCCGTGGAGAACCACATGCCAGAGGTTGTGGTGATCGACGAGATCGGCACGGAGCTGGAGGCTCTTGCTGCCCGTACGATCGCGGAGCGCGGCGTACAACTCGTGGGCACGGCGCACGGCAACCGCCTGGAAAACCTGATCAAGAATCCGACGCTGTCGGATCTCGTAGGCGGCATTCAAGCCGTAACGCTTGGAGACGACGAGGCGCGGCGGCGCGGCTCCCAAAAGACCGTGCTGGAGCGCAAGGCTCCACCCACCTTCGCGATCGCAGTGGAGATGTTCGAGCGCCAACGCTGGGTAGTTCACGAGGATGTTGCCGATACGATCGACCGGCTGTTACGCGGCACCAACCCCGAACAGCAGATTCGCTCGACCGATGCTGACGGGCGCTTCAGCGTGACTTACGAAAAGCCAGAGCCTTCAATGATGGCAGCGGCAGGAGCGAGCACCAAGGTAGAGTCATTAACGCGTCAGAAAGGGTGGCGGGCGTCGGGACGCATGAGCCCGATTCCGATGTCCTCGACACGGGGCGAGCGCGGAGACTTCGACCGCCTCTTAGACCAGTCTTGGCAGCAGGTTGAGCCAAACACCAGCGGCGAGAAGGTGCGGACGCCAGGTCCAAATGGCGAGGACTGGCCGGTGTACGTTTATCCCTACGGCATCGGTCGCAGTCAGCTCGAACAAGTTCTTGAGGTCATGAAGCTGCCGATCGCCTTAACGAAAGATTTGGAAGGTGCTGACGCAGTATTGGCACTGCGTTCGCAGGTCAAGAACCATTCCAAATTGCGCCAGGTGGCAAAAACGCATCAATTACCAATTCACGTAGTAAAGTCCAACACGATTCCGCAGATTACACGGGCGTTGCAGCGGTTGTTGAACCTCGATGATGCGGTGGATGTGGTCCCGGACATGCAGCTGTTTGCATCCTCTGGTGACGATGACGAGCTCGAAGCATTGGAGGAAGCACGGCTGGCCGTCGAGCAAATCGTGATTCCCGAGGGACAGCCGGTGGAGTTGCTGCCGCGATCGCCGAAGGTACGCAAGCTTCAGCACGAACTTGCCGAACACTATCGCCTGAAGTCCGATAGCTTTGGCGAAGAACCCAATCGTCGCCTGCGAATTTATCCAGCCTAG
- a CDS encoding 50S ribosomal protein L23 — MVPDYNPRDLIDLVHRPIVTEKATLLLEENKYVFDVTKRATKPQVKAAIELLFDVKVTKVNLLRQPPKRRRVGRFIGYKSQYKRAIVTLAEGDTIVLFPDV, encoded by the coding sequence ATGGTGCCTGATTACAACCCGCGCGACCTCATCGACCTTGTCCACCGTCCAATCGTGACCGAGAAGGCAACACTTCTTCTTGAGGAGAACAAGTACGTTTTCGACGTTACAAAGCGAGCAACGAAACCACAAGTCAAAGCTGCGATCGAGTTACTTTTTGACGTAAAGGTGACCAAGGTAAATCTCCTTCGCCAGCCCCCCAAGCGCCGCCGGGTCGGTCGATTCATCGGTTATAAGTCGCAGTACAAGCGGGCAATCGTGACCCTAGCGGAAGGGGACACGATCGTTCTCTTCCCTGACGTATAG
- the rplR gene encoding 50S ribosomal protein L18, with protein MKLTRKQSIQRRHRRIRRRLVGTTERPRLAVFRSNQHIYAQVIDDDRQHTLAAASTLDPDLRDRLGSGASCTAAAAVGKLVAERALQKGVQQVVFDRGGFIYHGRVRTLAEAAREAGLKF; from the coding sequence ATGAAGCTCACCCGCAAGCAATCGATCCAACGCCGTCACCGCCGCATCCGGCGGCGGCTTGTCGGCACCACCGAGCGACCGCGTCTTGCGGTATTTCGCTCCAATCAGCATATTTATGCGCAAGTGATCGATGACGATCGCCAGCATACTCTTGCTGCTGCCTCGACTCTCGACCCAGATCTGCGAGATCGACTCGGCTCCGGTGCTAGCTGCACGGCAGCCGCGGCAGTTGGCAAGCTGGTTGCCGAGCGCGCGTTGCAGAAGGGCGTACAGCAGGTTGTTTTCGACCGCGGTGGTTTCATCTATCACGGTCGGGTTCGTACTTTGGCGGAAGCAGCCCGCGAAGCCGGCTTGAAGTTTTAA
- the rplX gene encoding 50S ribosomal protein L24 produces MARNFQQATRAVNSQVRHKMHVKKGDTVQVISGRDKGKVGEVQRVLPKENRIVVEGVNVRTKHVKPRQEGEKGRIETFEAPIHSSNVMLYSKKESVASRVGHTFTEDGRKVRVLKKTGEIID; encoded by the coding sequence ATGGCTAGAAACTTTCAGCAAGCAACTCGAGCAGTAAATTCCCAGGTGCGCCACAAAATGCATGTCAAGAAAGGCGACACTGTACAGGTTATCTCGGGCCGCGACAAGGGCAAAGTTGGCGAGGTACAACGCGTACTGCCTAAGGAAAACCGCATTGTCGTTGAAGGTGTGAACGTGCGGACCAAGCACGTCAAACCTCGCCAGGAAGGGGAAAAAGGCAGAATTGAAACTTTCGAGGCCCCGATCCACAGTTCCAACGTCATGCTTTATTCCAAGAAAGAGTCCGTTGCCAGCCGCGTCGGCCATACCTTTACCGAGGACGGTCGTAAGGTACGCGTGCTCAAGAAAACCGGTGAAATCATCGACTGA
- the ndhN gene encoding NAD(P)H-quinone oxidoreductase subunit N codes for MPLLTSGKGFIRDLERANALAIYAPLEGGFEGRYQRRLRAQGYVSLSLSARGLGDLASYLTGTHGVRPPHLGKKNIAREAAVGDIYFVPPIAGYQIEALPSWAKGLVLWVIEGYVLSQQEREYIVRLTESEPLIKVVLEMGGSRYFRWQPLADTAAS; via the coding sequence ATGCCATTGTTGACAAGTGGAAAAGGCTTCATCCGCGACTTGGAGCGCGCCAATGCTCTTGCGATTTATGCTCCCTTGGAAGGGGGGTTCGAAGGACGCTATCAACGTCGTTTGCGCGCCCAGGGTTATGTCAGCCTGTCGCTGAGCGCTCGAGGGTTGGGGGATCTCGCTTCGTACCTGACCGGAACTCACGGAGTTCGCCCGCCACATTTGGGGAAGAAAAACATTGCCCGGGAAGCAGCAGTTGGCGATATTTACTTCGTCCCGCCGATTGCTGGCTACCAGATTGAAGCGCTGCCTTCCTGGGCAAAGGGTTTGGTTTTGTGGGTAATTGAAGGCTATGTTCTCTCGCAGCAAGAGCGCGAATATATAGTTAGACTGACTGAGTCCGAGCCGCTTATCAAGGTCGTCTTGGAAATGGGCGGTTCGCGCTACTTTCGCTGGCAGCCGCTGGCAGATACTGCCGCCTCATAA
- the rplF gene encoding 50S ribosomal protein L6 has product MSRIGKRPIPIPAKVSVALDGQQVKVKGPKGELARILPAPIAIAQTDGQLHVTRVDESRTARQLHGLCRTLVANMVEGVSQGFTRKLELQGVGYRAAVQGRNLVLNVGYSHPVEIVPPEGISVAVEKNVSITLTGIDKEILGNLAARVRAVRPPEPYKGKGIRYEGERVRRKAGKSGKK; this is encoded by the coding sequence ATGTCACGGATTGGTAAGCGTCCAATTCCCATACCGGCAAAAGTCAGCGTTGCACTTGACGGGCAGCAGGTGAAGGTCAAAGGACCCAAGGGCGAGCTGGCGCGCATTTTGCCCGCACCAATCGCGATTGCGCAAACTGATGGTCAGCTACATGTGACTCGCGTCGATGAGTCGCGTACTGCCCGCCAACTGCACGGATTGTGCCGAACCCTAGTTGCCAACATGGTTGAAGGCGTCTCTCAAGGCTTCACACGCAAGCTGGAACTTCAGGGTGTCGGTTACCGCGCAGCCGTGCAAGGTCGAAATCTCGTATTGAACGTCGGCTATAGCCACCCGGTTGAAATCGTACCGCCCGAAGGCATCAGCGTCGCGGTCGAGAAGAACGTCAGCATCACTCTAACCGGCATCGATAAGGAAATTCTCGGCAACCTTGCTGCCCGCGTCCGTGCCGTCCGTCCTCCAGAACCCTACAAAGGCAAGGGCATTCGCTACGAAGGCGAACGCGTTCGTCGGAAGGCTGGTAAGTCGGGTAAGAAGTAA
- the rpsH gene encoding 30S ribosomal protein S8, with translation MASTDTIADMLTRIRNACLVQHETTIVPSTKMNRNIVRVLASEGFIAGYRETGEGIRKHIEIALKYKGRERRPLIRNLSRVSRPGLRIYRNRKELPRVLGGIGIAIVSTSSGIMTDREARKRGIGGEILCYVW, from the coding sequence ATGGCATCTACAGACACGATCGCCGATATGCTGACGCGGATCCGCAATGCGTGCTTGGTCCAGCACGAGACAACCATCGTGCCTTCGACCAAGATGAATCGCAATATCGTCCGCGTTCTCGCAAGTGAAGGCTTTATTGCCGGATACCGCGAAACCGGCGAAGGGATTCGGAAGCATATCGAAATCGCGCTCAAGTACAAGGGGCGCGAACGCCGACCGCTGATTCGCAACCTCAGTCGCGTCAGTCGTCCTGGATTAAGAATTTATCGCAACCGCAAGGAACTGCCGCGCGTACTCGGCGGAATTGGCATCGCGATCGTTTCTACTTCCAGTGGCATCATGACCGACCGCGAAGCTCGCAAGCGAGGGATTGGCGGCGAGATTCTTTGTTACGTTTGGTAA
- the rplB gene encoding 50S ribosomal protein L2: MAIRSFRPLTPGTRQAMVSEFSELTRREPEKSLTKGFHRKKGRNNRGVITSRRRGGGHKRLYRIVDFRRDKVGIPAEVMAIEYDPNRNARIALLQYQDGEKRYILCPEGLSVGTTVTAGDDAPFEIGNAMPLSRVPLGTDVHNIELIAGRGGQIVRSAGTASQVVAREKGYVTLRLPSSEMRMVRQECTATIGRVGNAEFRNLKLGKAGRSRHRGRRPAVRGSAMNPCDHPHGGGEGRAPIGRSGPVSPWGKPAIGGKTRKPRKPSSKLIVRRRKKKR, encoded by the coding sequence ATGGCTATTCGTTCGTTCCGACCTTTGACTCCCGGTACTCGCCAAGCAATGGTCTCGGAGTTCTCCGAGCTTACACGTCGCGAGCCAGAGAAGTCCTTAACAAAGGGGTTCCACCGCAAGAAAGGGCGTAACAACCGCGGTGTGATCACCAGTCGCCGCCGCGGCGGGGGTCATAAGCGTCTGTATCGGATCGTTGACTTCCGACGCGACAAGGTTGGCATTCCTGCTGAGGTTATGGCAATTGAGTACGACCCTAATCGTAATGCGCGCATCGCTTTGCTGCAGTACCAAGACGGCGAAAAGCGTTATATCCTCTGTCCGGAGGGCTTGAGTGTCGGCACGACAGTAACTGCCGGTGATGATGCACCGTTCGAGATAGGAAATGCAATGCCTCTCAGTCGGGTACCCCTCGGTACCGACGTCCACAACATCGAGCTGATCGCAGGGCGTGGCGGTCAGATCGTCCGGTCCGCTGGAACGGCATCACAGGTCGTTGCTCGTGAGAAGGGCTACGTTACCTTACGCTTGCCATCCAGTGAGATGCGGATGGTTCGCCAAGAATGCACTGCAACGATCGGTCGTGTTGGCAACGCTGAGTTTCGCAACCTCAAACTTGGTAAAGCCGGTCGTTCTCGCCATCGCGGACGTCGGCCTGCTGTTCGCGGTAGTGCGATGAATCCCTGCGACCACCCACATGGTGGTGGAGAAGGGCGCGCGCCCATCGGTCGGAGCGGTCCGGTGTCCCCTTGGGGGAAACCCGCAATTGGTGGCAAAACCCGCAAACCACGAAAGCCCAGCAGTAAGCTAATCGTGCGTCGTCGCAAGAAGAAGCGTTAG
- the ldpA gene encoding circadian clock protein LdpA: MSHLRYPLQSLQTGRWFKLICGASYQYLPAVRSMSLAYALAGADCIDVAADPAVVAAARGGLSAARCLRRQAEQRGFNPGVPWLMVSINDGDDPHFRKAEFDSAQCPQDCSRPCETVCPAGAIRWDEMAGVIADRCYGCGRCLPVCPQQSIATQSKQLSPAEAAQQLERLDIDAIEIHTQVGRKLEFLRLWDSLAPLVARLKLLAISCQDGPSLTDYLRGLAEAIEPLPCPLLWQTDGRPMSGDLGAGATRAAVRLAQEVLAAQLPGYVQPAGGTNQHTVPKLDAAGLLGPTQSGNFIAGVAYGSYARSVMVPVLDALEASNHRLLAIYPGMPPAQLEDKPLLLWQAVARARALTAQLSVAVPITVGSDAVSSICR; the protein is encoded by the coding sequence GTGAGTCATCTGCGCTATCCGTTACAGTCACTGCAGACTGGTCGCTGGTTCAAACTGATTTGCGGAGCAAGCTATCAGTATTTACCTGCTGTTCGCAGCATGAGTTTGGCTTACGCGCTAGCAGGGGCTGACTGCATTGATGTTGCTGCCGATCCAGCTGTGGTGGCAGCTGCCCGCGGTGGTTTGTCGGCTGCACGGTGTTTGAGGCGACAAGCCGAGCAGCGCGGCTTCAATCCAGGGGTGCCCTGGTTGATGGTGAGCATCAATGACGGTGACGATCCGCATTTTCGTAAGGCTGAATTCGATTCGGCGCAATGTCCGCAAGATTGTTCGCGTCCGTGCGAAACCGTATGTCCGGCAGGGGCCATACGCTGGGATGAGATGGCGGGGGTGATTGCCGATCGCTGTTATGGTTGCGGACGCTGTCTGCCGGTATGCCCGCAGCAATCGATTGCAACTCAGTCAAAGCAACTTTCTCCCGCTGAAGCCGCACAACAGCTCGAGCGTCTTGACATAGACGCCATCGAAATTCATACCCAGGTTGGTCGCAAACTCGAGTTCCTCAGGTTGTGGGACTCACTTGCACCGCTGGTGGCGCGCCTCAAGCTGCTGGCAATTAGCTGCCAGGACGGACCCAGTTTGACTGATTACTTGCGGGGACTTGCCGAGGCGATCGAGCCACTTCCCTGCCCGCTACTTTGGCAGACAGATGGGCGACCGATGAGTGGCGATTTGGGAGCGGGTGCGACGCGGGCAGCCGTGCGGCTGGCTCAGGAGGTGTTGGCAGCACAGTTGCCAGGTTATGTCCAGCCAGCTGGCGGCACTAATCAGCATACGGTACCGAAACTGGATGCAGCTGGGTTGCTGGGCCCGACGCAGTCGGGGAATTTTATAGCAGGAGTAGCGTATGGAAGCTACGCGCGCTCGGTGATGGTGCCGGTACTCGACGCGTTAGAAGCTAGCAACCACCGCCTTTTAGCAATATACCCAGGGATGCCGCCAGCGCAGCTTGAAGACAAGCCGTTGCTGTTGTGGCAAGCAGTCGCGCGCGCGCGCGCGCTTACTGCACAACTGTCTGTAGCTGTTCCCATTACAGTAGGTTCCGATGCTGTTTCGTCGATCTGCCGCTAG
- the rplV gene encoding 50S ribosomal protein L22: protein MVTAIIDTAEEVKAIARYIRMSPHKVRRVLDQIRGRSYREALVVLEFMPYRACEPVLKVLRSAVANAEHNNGLDPANLIVSNAFADAGPALKRYRPRAQGRAYQIRKPTCHITVAVAPLVEDA from the coding sequence ATGGTTACGGCAATTATCGATACAGCAGAAGAAGTGAAGGCCATCGCGCGCTACATCCGCATGTCGCCTCATAAGGTCCGGCGAGTGCTCGACCAAATTCGCGGTCGCTCCTACCGTGAAGCTCTTGTCGTTTTGGAATTTATGCCCTACCGTGCCTGTGAACCCGTCCTCAAGGTACTGAGATCGGCCGTGGCAAACGCCGAGCATAACAACGGTCTCGACCCAGCCAACCTCATAGTTAGCAACGCATTTGCAGATGCGGGGCCCGCTCTGAAACGTTACCGTCCCCGAGCTCAGGGACGTGCTTACCAGATTCGCAAACCAACGTGCCACATTACTGTTGCCGTTGCACCGCTCGTCGAAGACGCATAA
- the rplD gene encoding 50S ribosomal protein L4 has product MTSCTVKNWEGEAVGEATIELRVAREENVKHLLHRAVVRQQTNARQGNASTKTRAEVRGGGRKPWRQKGTGRARAGSIRSPLWRGGGVIFGPRPRDFEVRMNRKERRLALRTAVMNRMETAIVVENFAEQFPRPKTADMVAALGRWGVTDKDKVLLVLTDMSDNVFLSARNISNLKMLRADSLNVLDLMTYNRLVTTPAALKEIQEVYGA; this is encoded by the coding sequence ATGACTAGTTGCACGGTTAAGAACTGGGAAGGTGAAGCAGTTGGCGAGGCCACCATCGAGCTAAGAGTCGCGCGTGAGGAGAACGTCAAGCATCTTCTACACCGTGCGGTTGTTCGTCAGCAGACGAATGCTCGACAAGGTAACGCTTCAACTAAGACGCGGGCCGAGGTGCGCGGCGGCGGGCGCAAGCCTTGGCGACAGAAGGGGACCGGACGTGCTCGAGCCGGATCGATTCGTTCGCCACTCTGGCGTGGTGGTGGCGTTATCTTCGGACCGCGCCCGCGCGACTTCGAGGTGCGGATGAATCGTAAGGAACGCCGTTTGGCGCTGCGGACAGCTGTCATGAACCGCATGGAAACCGCAATTGTGGTCGAAAATTTTGCAGAGCAGTTCCCACGCCCGAAAACTGCTGACATGGTTGCAGCTTTGGGGCGTTGGGGTGTGACAGATAAAGACAAGGTACTGCTCGTTTTGACTGACATGTCAGACAATGTTTTCTTGTCGGCACGCAACATTTCAAATCTCAAGATGCTCCGTGCTGACAGCTTGAATGTTCTCGACCTGATGACCTACAACCGGTTAGTAACAACTCCAGCAGCTCTTAAGGAGATTCAGGAGGTGTATGGTGCCTGA
- the rplP gene encoding 50S ribosomal protein L16, translated as MLSPKRTKFRKQHRGRMRGLAQRGNSIEFGDFALQAIEPSWITSRQIEAARRAMNRYIKRGGKIWIRIFPDKPITMRPAETRMGSGKGNPEFWVAVVKPGRVMFEIAGVGEDVAREAMRLAAQKLPIKTKFLVREHQEV; from the coding sequence ATGCTTAGCCCAAAACGTACTAAATTTCGCAAACAACACCGCGGTCGCATGAGGGGTCTTGCCCAACGCGGAAATTCAATTGAATTCGGTGATTTTGCCTTACAGGCAATCGAGCCGTCGTGGATTACATCACGTCAAATTGAAGCCGCGCGTCGGGCAATGAACCGATACATCAAGCGCGGTGGGAAGATATGGATACGAATTTTTCCGGACAAGCCCATTACCATGCGCCCTGCTGAGACGCGCATGGGCTCGGGTAAGGGGAACCCTGAGTTTTGGGTAGCTGTTGTCAAACCCGGACGCGTCATGTTCGAGATTGCTGGTGTCGGCGAGGATGTCGCTCGCGAAGCCATGCGGCTAGCCGCTCAAAAGCTTCCGATCAAAACAAAGTTCCTCGTTCGCGAGCACCAGGAGGTCTAG
- the rplC gene encoding 50S ribosomal protein L3 yields the protein MSVGILGQKLGMTQYFDMEEGIAIPVTVVQAGPCTVTQVKTQQTDGYAAVQVGFGGIAEKNLTKPQLGHLSKSDAPPLRHLREYRLESPDDFDLGNQLTVEIFESGQLVDVTGKSIGRGFAGYQRRHNFRRGQMTHGCKNHRRPGSIGAGTTPGRVYPGTRMAGRLGGKTATVRKLQVVSVDAERNVLLIKGSVPGKPGALLSIAPSRIVGK from the coding sequence GTGTCCGTTGGAATTCTCGGGCAAAAGCTAGGCATGACCCAGTACTTCGATATGGAGGAAGGGATCGCCATCCCCGTTACGGTTGTTCAAGCAGGACCGTGCACGGTGACACAAGTCAAAACTCAACAGACGGATGGCTATGCCGCGGTCCAGGTTGGGTTTGGAGGAATTGCGGAGAAAAACCTAACCAAGCCTCAACTCGGTCACCTTTCCAAGTCCGATGCTCCACCCTTACGTCATCTTCGCGAGTATCGCCTTGAAAGTCCTGACGATTTCGATCTCGGCAACCAGTTAACAGTCGAGATTTTTGAATCCGGTCAACTCGTTGATGTAACGGGCAAGAGCATCGGTCGTGGATTCGCAGGTTATCAGCGCCGCCACAACTTCCGCCGAGGTCAGATGACGCATGGTTGTAAAAACCACCGTCGACCCGGTTCGATTGGTGCAGGTACGACTCCTGGACGTGTTTATCCTGGCACCCGTATGGCGGGTCGCTTGGGCGGTAAAACCGCGACCGTACGGAAGTTACAGGTAGTGAGCGTGGATGCAGAACGTAATGTGCTTCTGATTAAAGGTTCGGTGCCAGGTAAGCCTGGTGCACTGTTGAGCATTGCCCCAAGCCGGATCGTTGGTAAGTAG
- the rpsC gene encoding 30S ribosomal protein S3, which produces MGQKIHPTGFRLGITKEHQSCWYADSKRYPDLLQEDRKIRSYVVDNLNNAGISSIRIERKADQIDLEIHTARPGVVVGRGGSGIETLRIGLQQLLGGSRQIRINVVEVARVDADAALIGEYIAQQLERRVSFRRVVRQALQRAQRAEVKGIKIQIGGRLNGAEIARTEWTREGRVPLHTLRADIDYAYRTARTIYGILGIKIWVFKGEIIPGADGPPPPPPAPRRQRRRQFEDRSGE; this is translated from the coding sequence ATGGGACAGAAGATCCATCCAACCGGTTTCCGCCTCGGCATTACTAAGGAACATCAGTCCTGCTGGTATGCCGACTCAAAACGCTATCCCGACCTCCTGCAGGAAGATCGCAAAATCCGCAGTTATGTTGTCGACAACCTTAACAACGCTGGTATCTCGTCGATCCGTATCGAGCGGAAAGCCGACCAGATCGACCTTGAGATTCATACAGCGCGACCGGGAGTCGTTGTTGGGCGCGGTGGTAGTGGTATTGAAACACTCCGTATTGGGTTGCAGCAGCTGCTTGGTGGAAGCCGACAAATCCGCATCAATGTTGTGGAGGTTGCCCGCGTTGACGCTGATGCTGCCTTGATTGGCGAGTACATTGCCCAGCAGCTCGAACGACGGGTTTCGTTCCGGCGCGTCGTTCGTCAGGCTTTGCAACGTGCACAGCGGGCTGAGGTCAAGGGTATCAAGATTCAGATTGGCGGTCGTCTAAACGGTGCGGAAATTGCGCGAACGGAATGGACGCGCGAAGGACGCGTACCATTGCATACGCTACGAGCTGATATCGACTACGCCTACCGGACGGCGCGAACGATCTACGGCATTCTCGGTATCAAGATCTGGGTGTTTAAGGGCGAGATCATTCCTGGTGCCGATGGACCGCCTCCCCCTCCCCCCGCACCACGTCGTCAGCGTCGCCGCCAGTTTGAAGATCGCTCCGGCGAGTAG